The following coding sequences lie in one Arabidopsis thaliana chromosome 3, partial sequence genomic window:
- a CDS encoding binding protein: MAPPFVFPQILRALEEDPEDNHRLFAQNPVDVTSLRPSDLEEFVKGVSFDLSDRELFCVEDQDVFDRVYSLVRSFFSLPPSCKCNLVESLRSNLSVLLPNVDSISRSVQDQEDDVPIIDRITSHRNALKIYTFFLLTVVMNEESHISSVETTKVAARGRKKQIIQSWNWEPQRGRMLNLIANSLEINLSLLFGSSDLDENYLSFIVKNSFTLFENATILKDAETKDALCRIIGASATKYHYIVQSCASIMHLIHKYDFAVVHIADAVARAESKYSDGTLAVTIIRDIGRTDPKAYVKDTAGADNVGRFLVELADRLPKLMSTNVGVLVPHFGGESYKIRNALVGVLGKLVAKAFNDVEGDMSSKSLRLRTKQAMLEILLERCRDVSAYTRSRVLQVWAELCEEHSVSIGLWNEVASLSAGRLEDKSAIVRKSALNLLIMMLQHNPFGPQLRIASFEATLEQYKRKLNELEPTEHASKESTSDGESCNGDGEIDDLHLETTTKIHQDSLSDSCQPENGEEISEKDVSVPDIGNVEQTKALIASLEAGLRFSKCMSASMPILVQLMASSSATDVENAILLLMRCKQFQIDGAEACLRKILPLAFSQDKSIYEAVENAFISIYIRKNPVDTAKQLLNLAIDSNIGDQAALEFIVNALVSKGEISSSTTSALWDFFCFNINGTTAEQSRGALSILCMAAKSSPRILGSHIQDIIDIGFGRWAKVEPLLARTACTVIQRFSEEDRKKLLLSSGSRLFGILESLITGNWLPENIYYATADKAISAIYMIHPTPETLASTIIKKSLSTVFDVVEQEEAQTDTENNKVDILTPVQVAKLSRFLFAVSHIAMNQLVYIESCIQKIRRQKTKKDKPAAESQNTEENLEATQENNGINAELGLAASDDALLDTLAERAEREIVSGGSVEKNLIGECATFLSKLCRNFSLLQKHPELQASAMLALCRFMIIDASFCESNLQLLFTVVENAPSEVVRSNCTLSLGDLAVRFPNLLEPWTENMYARLRDASVSVRKNAVLVLSHLILNDMMKVKGYIYEMAICIEDDVERISSLAKLFFHELSKKGSNPIYNLLPDILGQLSNRNLERESFCNVMQFLIGSIKKDKQMEALVEKLCNRFSGVTDGKQWEYISYSLSLLTFTEKGIKKLIESFKSYEHALAEDLVTENFRSIINKGKKFAKPELKACIEEFEEKINKFHMEKKEQEETARNAEVHREKTKTMESLAVLSKVKEEPVEEYDEGEGVSDSEIVDPSMEESGDNLVETESEEEPSDSEEEPDSAQCGTAIPRYLNQKTSGDNLIETEPEEEQSDSEPDSAQCGTTNPRSLNRKTSGDNLIETESEEEQSDSEEEPSDSEEEPDSAQCGTTNPRSLNQKTSGGEEGESESKSTESSSSIRRNLRSGSRS, translated from the exons ATGGCTCCTCCCTTTGTATTCCCTCAAATTCTACGAGCCCTAGAAGAAGATCCGGAGGATAATCACCGTTTGTTCGCTCAGAATCCCGTCGATGTAACCTCTCTTCGCCCTTCCGATCTGGAAGAATTCGTCAAAG GTGTATCCTTTGACCTTTCTGATAGAGAACTCTTTTGTGTCGAGGATCAAGATGTATTTGATCGTGTCTACTCTTTGGTCAGGAGCTTCTTTAGTCTTCCTCCATCTTGCAAGTGTAATCTTGTAGAAAGCCTTCGGTCCAATCTAAGCGTTCTTCTTCCCAATGTCGATTCGATATCCCGGTCTGTCCAAGATCAGGAGGATGATGTTCCAATCATTGATAGGATCACATCACATCGCAATGCCTTGAAGATATACACTTTCTTTCTCCTCACTGTTGTTATGAATGAGGAATCACACATCAGCTCAGTCGAGACTACAAAG GTTGCAGCACGAGGGAGGAAAAAGCAAATCATCCAGTCATGGAACTGGGAACCTCAGAGGGGTAGGATGCTCAATTTGATCGCAAATTCTCTTGAAATCAACCTATCCTTGCTCTTTGGATCATCAGACCTAGACGAAAACTACCTGTCTTTCATTGTCAA AAACTCGTTCACTCTTTTTGAAAATGCCACAATCTTAAAAGATGCCGAGACAAAAGATGCACTGTGCCGAATCATCGGAGCATCTGCTACAAAATACCACTACATTGTGCAGTCATGTGCCTCAATCATGCACTTGATACACAAGTATGATTTTGCTGTTGTACACATTGCTGATGCAGTTGCTAGAGCTGAAAGCAAGTATTCAGATGGTACGTTGGCAGTGACAATCATTAGAGATATTGGGAGGACTGACCCAAAGGCCTACGTTAAAGATACTGCTGGGGCTGATAATGTGGGACGTTTCCTGGTCGAGCTTGCTGATCGTTTGCCAAAATTAATGTCGACAAATGTTGGAGTTCTGGTCCCTCATTTTGGTGGTGAATCATACAAGATAAGAAACGCACTAGTTGGTGTTCTTGGGAAATTAGTTGCAAAAGCATTTAATGATGTCGAGGGAGATATGAGTTCCAAGTCCCTTCGTCTGCGAACTAAGCAAGCTATGTTGGAAATTTTGCTCGAACGCTGTAGAGATGTTTCAGCCTATACAAGGAGCCGTGTTCTTCAAGTGTGGGCTGAACTCTGTGAAGAGCATTCTGTTTCAATTGGCCTATGGAATGAAGTTGCATCACTATCTGCTGGAAGACTGGAAGATAAGAGTGCAATTGTTAGAAAATCCGCATTGAATTTACTGATCATGATGTTGCAACATAACCCCTTTGGTCCACAGCTGCGGATAGCTTCATTTGAAGCAACCCTGGAGcagtataaaagaaaactgaacGAACTTGAACCTACTGAGCATGCATCAAAAGAGTCAACTTCAGATGGTGAATCCTGTAATGGAGATGGTGAAATCGATGACTTGCATCTTGAAACTACAACTAAGATTCATCAAGATAGTCTATCTGATAGCTGTCAGCCAgagaatggagaagaaatcAGTGAGAAGGATGTTTCTGTTCCAGATATTGGTAACGTTGAGCAAACCAAGGCTTTGATTGCTTCCCTAGAGGCTGGATTGAGGTTCTCGAAGTGCATGTCAGCCAGTATGCCAATCCTCGTTCAATTAATGGCTTCATCTTCTGCCACTGATGTTGAGAATGCTATTCTTTTGCTGATGAGGTGTAAGCAGTTCCAAATTGACGGTGCAGAAGCTTGTCTCCGTAAAATTCTGCCTCTG GCCTTTTCTCAGGATAAGTCTATCTATGAGGCAGTAGAGAATGCCTTCATCTCAATCTACATAAGGAAAAATCCAGTTGACACGGCGAAACAGCTGTTGAACCTTGCCATAGATTCGAATATAGGAGATCAGGCAGCACTAGAGTTTATTGTTAATGCTTTAGTGTCAAAAGGTGAAATATCTAGCAGCACG ACATCAGCTCTATGGGACTTCTTTTGCTTTAACATCAATGGGACAACTGCTGAGCAAAGTCGTGGGGCTCTATCTATCCTTTGCATGGCTGCAAAGTCGTCCCCTAGGATTCTTGGATCACACATACAGGATATTATTGATATTGGGTTTGGCCGTTGGGCAAAAGTGGAACCTCTACTTGCCAGAACTGCATGTACTGTTATTCAGCGGTTCTCCGAGGAAGATAGGAAAAAGTTATTGCTCAGCAGTGGCAGCCGATTGTTTGGTATTCTTGAAAGCTTGATCACTGGGAACTGGCTtccagaaaatatatattatgcaACTGCTGATAAAGCCATAAGTGCCATATACATGATCCACCCAACTCCAGAAACATTGGCTTCTACTATTATTAAAAAGTCCCTGAGCACTGTGTTTGACGTAGTTGAACAAGAGGAAGCACAGACTGATACCGAAAATAATAAAGTTGATATTTTGACTCCAGTTCAAGTGGCTAAACTCAGTAGATTTTTGTTCGCTGTCAGTCACATTGCCATGAACCAGTTGGTGTATATAGAATCCTGTATCCAGAAGATCCGGAGACAGAAGACTAAAAAGGACAAACCGGCTGCTGAAAGTCAGAACACAGAAGAAAACCTTGAGGCCACCCAAGAG aacAATGGCATAAATGCTGAGCTAGGACTTGCTGCCTCTGATGATGCACTGCTTGATACACTCGCTGAAAGAGCAGAGAGGGAAATTGTTTCTGGGGGTTCTGTTGAGAAGAATCTGATTGGGGAGTGTGCAACTTTTCTCTCTAAGCTTTGCAGAAATTTTTCTCTGCTGCAAAAG CATCCTGAACTACAAGCTTCCGCAATGCTTGCATTATGCAGGTTTATGATTATTGATGCAAGTTTCTG CGAATCCAATCTTCAGCTTCTCTTCACAGTTGTTGAAAATGCACCGTCTGAAGTTGTACGATCGAATTGCACCCTTTCCCTTGGAGACTTGGCTGTTCGTTTTCCAAATCTTTTAGAACCTTGGACAGAAAATATGTATGCCAGGTTACGGGATGCTTCAGTTTCTGTCAGGAAAAATGCTGTCCTGGTCCTCTCACATCTTATATTGAATGATATGATGAAG GTGAaaggttatatatatgaaatggCTATATGTATAGAAGATGATGTGGAGAGGATCTCTAGTCTCGCAAAACTATTTTTCCATGAACTGTCTAAGAAAG GATCGAATCCCATATACAATCTACTTCCTGATATACTTGGGCAGTTATCCAACCGGAATTTAGAGAGGGAGTCATTCTGTAATGTCATGCAATTCTTGATCGGCTCCATCAAAAAG GACAAACAGATGGAGGCTCTAGTTGAGAAGCTTTGCAATAGGTTTAGCGGAGTCACAG ATGGAAAACAGTGGGAATACATTTCGTATTCTCTTTCGCTGCTGACATTCACAGAAAAGGGAATCAAAAAGCTTATTGAGTCATTCAAGTCTTACGAGCACGCTTTAGCAGAGGATTTGGTGACCGAGAACTTTAGAAGCATAATCAATAAG GGAAAGAAGTTTGCGAAGCCAGAACTGAAAGCGTGTATCGAAGAGTTTGAAGAGAAGATCAACAAGTTCCacatggagaagaaagaacaagaagaaaccgCAAGAAATGCCGAGGTTCATAGAGAGAAAACCAAGACCATGGAATCCCTTGCTGTCCTCAgcaaagtgaaagaagaaccTGTAGAAGAATATGATGAAGGTGAAG GTGTTTCAGATAGTGAAATTGTGGATCCATCAATGGAAGAATCAGGCGATAATTTAGTTGAAACTGAGTCAGAGGAAGAGCCATCTGACTCGGAGGAAGAGCCAGATTCTGCACAATGTGGTACGGCCATTCCTCGttatttaaaccaaaagaCTAGTGGCGATAATTTGATTGAAACTGAGCCCGAGGAAGAGCAATCTGACTCGGAGCCAGATTCTGCACAATGTGGTACGACCAATCCTCGTTCCTTAAACCGAAAGACTAGTGGCGATAATTTGATTGAAACTGAGTCCGAGGAAGAGCAATCTGACTCAGAGGAAGAGCCATCTGACTCGGAGGAAGAGCCAGATTCTGCACAATGTGGTACGACCAATCCTCGTTCCTTAAACCAAAAGACTAGTGGCG GGGAAGAAGGCGAATCAGAAAGCAAGAGTACAGAGTCATCGAGCAGCATCAGGAGAAACCTGAGGTCAGGAAGTAGAAGTTAA
- a CDS encoding binding protein (binding; FUNCTIONS IN: binding; INVOLVED IN: mitosis, chromosome condensation; LOCATED IN: nucleus, condensin complex; EXPRESSED IN: 15 plant structures; EXPRESSED DURING: 6 growth stages; CONTAINS InterPro DOMAIN/s: Non-SMC condensin subunit, XCAP-D2/Cnd1 (InterPro:IPR007673), Armadillo-type fold (InterPro:IPR016024); BEST Arabidopsis thaliana protein match is: binding (TAIR:AT4G15890.1); Has 13948 Blast hits to 8962 proteins in 742 species: Archae - 66; Bacteria - 1309; Metazoa - 5536; Fungi - 1705; Plants - 572; Viruses - 208; Other Eukaryotes - 4552 (source: NCBI BLink).) has protein sequence MAPPFVFPQILRALEEDPEDNHRLFAQNPVDVTSLRPSDLEEFVKGVSFDLSDRELFCVEDQDVFDRVYSLVRSFFSLPPSCKCNLVESLRSNLSVLLPNVDSISRSVQDQEDDVPIIDRITSHRNALKIYTFFLLTVVMNEESHISSVETTKVAARGRKKQIIQSWNWEPQRGRMLNLIANSLEINLSLLFGSSDLDENYLSFIVKNSFTLFENATILKDAETKDALCRIIGASATKYHYIVQSCASIMHLIHKYDFAVVHIADAVARAESKYSDGTLAVTIIRDIGRTDPKAYVKDTAGADNVGRFLVELADRLPKLMSTNVGVLVPHFGGESYKIRNALVGVLGKLVAKAFNDVEGDMSSKSLRLRTKQAMLEILLERCRDVSAYTRSRVLQVWAELCEEHSVSIGLWNEVASLSAGRLEDKSAIVRKSALNLLIMMLQHNPFGPQLRIASFEATLEQYKRKLNELEPTEHASKESTSDGESCNGDGEIDDLHLETTTKIHQDSLSDSCQPENGEEISEKDVSVPDIGNVEQTKALIASLEAGLRFSKCMSASMPILVQLMASSSATDVENAILLLMRCKQFQIDGAEACLRKILPLAFSQDKSIYEAVENAFISIYIRKNPVDTAKQLLNLAIDSNIGDQAALEFIVNALVSKGEISSSTTSALWDFFCFNINGTTAEQSRGALSILCMAAKSSPRILGSHIQDIIDIGFGRWAKVEPLLARTACTVIQRFSEEDRKKLLLSSGSRLFGILESLITGNWLPENIYYATADKAISAIYMIHPTPETLASTIIKKSLSTVFDVVEQEEAQTDTENNKVDILTPVQVAKLSRFLFAVSHIAMNQLVYIESCIQKIRRQKTKKDKPAAESQNTEENLEATQENNGINAELGLAASDDALLDTLAERAEREIVSGGSVEKNLIGECATFLSKLCRNFSLLQKHPELQASAMLALCRFMIIDASFCESNLQLLFTVVENAPSEVVRSNCTLSLGDLAVRFPNLLEPWTENMYARLRDASVSVRKNAVLVLSHLILNDMMKVKGYIYEMAICIEDDVERISSLAKLFFHELSKKGSNPIYNLLPDILGQLSNRNLERESFCNVMQFLIGSIKKDKQMEALVEKLCNRFSGVTDGKQWEYISYSLSLLTFTEKGIKKLIESFKSYEHALAEDLVTENFRSIINKGKKFAKPELKACIEEFEEKINKFHMEKKEQEETARNAEVHREKTKTMESLAVLSKVKEEPVEEYDEGEGVSDSEIVDPSMEESGDNLVETESEEEPSDSEEEPDSAQCGTAIPRYLNQKTSGDNLIETEPEEEQSDSEPDSAQCGTTNPRSLNRKTSGDNLIETESEEEQSDSEEEPSDSEEEPDSAQCGEEGESESKSTESSSSIRRNLRSGSRS, from the exons ATGGCTCCTCCCTTTGTATTCCCTCAAATTCTACGAGCCCTAGAAGAAGATCCGGAGGATAATCACCGTTTGTTCGCTCAGAATCCCGTCGATGTAACCTCTCTTCGCCCTTCCGATCTGGAAGAATTCGTCAAAG GTGTATCCTTTGACCTTTCTGATAGAGAACTCTTTTGTGTCGAGGATCAAGATGTATTTGATCGTGTCTACTCTTTGGTCAGGAGCTTCTTTAGTCTTCCTCCATCTTGCAAGTGTAATCTTGTAGAAAGCCTTCGGTCCAATCTAAGCGTTCTTCTTCCCAATGTCGATTCGATATCCCGGTCTGTCCAAGATCAGGAGGATGATGTTCCAATCATTGATAGGATCACATCACATCGCAATGCCTTGAAGATATACACTTTCTTTCTCCTCACTGTTGTTATGAATGAGGAATCACACATCAGCTCAGTCGAGACTACAAAG GTTGCAGCACGAGGGAGGAAAAAGCAAATCATCCAGTCATGGAACTGGGAACCTCAGAGGGGTAGGATGCTCAATTTGATCGCAAATTCTCTTGAAATCAACCTATCCTTGCTCTTTGGATCATCAGACCTAGACGAAAACTACCTGTCTTTCATTGTCAA AAACTCGTTCACTCTTTTTGAAAATGCCACAATCTTAAAAGATGCCGAGACAAAAGATGCACTGTGCCGAATCATCGGAGCATCTGCTACAAAATACCACTACATTGTGCAGTCATGTGCCTCAATCATGCACTTGATACACAAGTATGATTTTGCTGTTGTACACATTGCTGATGCAGTTGCTAGAGCTGAAAGCAAGTATTCAGATGGTACGTTGGCAGTGACAATCATTAGAGATATTGGGAGGACTGACCCAAAGGCCTACGTTAAAGATACTGCTGGGGCTGATAATGTGGGACGTTTCCTGGTCGAGCTTGCTGATCGTTTGCCAAAATTAATGTCGACAAATGTTGGAGTTCTGGTCCCTCATTTTGGTGGTGAATCATACAAGATAAGAAACGCACTAGTTGGTGTTCTTGGGAAATTAGTTGCAAAAGCATTTAATGATGTCGAGGGAGATATGAGTTCCAAGTCCCTTCGTCTGCGAACTAAGCAAGCTATGTTGGAAATTTTGCTCGAACGCTGTAGAGATGTTTCAGCCTATACAAGGAGCCGTGTTCTTCAAGTGTGGGCTGAACTCTGTGAAGAGCATTCTGTTTCAATTGGCCTATGGAATGAAGTTGCATCACTATCTGCTGGAAGACTGGAAGATAAGAGTGCAATTGTTAGAAAATCCGCATTGAATTTACTGATCATGATGTTGCAACATAACCCCTTTGGTCCACAGCTGCGGATAGCTTCATTTGAAGCAACCCTGGAGcagtataaaagaaaactgaacGAACTTGAACCTACTGAGCATGCATCAAAAGAGTCAACTTCAGATGGTGAATCCTGTAATGGAGATGGTGAAATCGATGACTTGCATCTTGAAACTACAACTAAGATTCATCAAGATAGTCTATCTGATAGCTGTCAGCCAgagaatggagaagaaatcAGTGAGAAGGATGTTTCTGTTCCAGATATTGGTAACGTTGAGCAAACCAAGGCTTTGATTGCTTCCCTAGAGGCTGGATTGAGGTTCTCGAAGTGCATGTCAGCCAGTATGCCAATCCTCGTTCAATTAATGGCTTCATCTTCTGCCACTGATGTTGAGAATGCTATTCTTTTGCTGATGAGGTGTAAGCAGTTCCAAATTGACGGTGCAGAAGCTTGTCTCCGTAAAATTCTGCCTCTG GCCTTTTCTCAGGATAAGTCTATCTATGAGGCAGTAGAGAATGCCTTCATCTCAATCTACATAAGGAAAAATCCAGTTGACACGGCGAAACAGCTGTTGAACCTTGCCATAGATTCGAATATAGGAGATCAGGCAGCACTAGAGTTTATTGTTAATGCTTTAGTGTCAAAAGGTGAAATATCTAGCAGCACG ACATCAGCTCTATGGGACTTCTTTTGCTTTAACATCAATGGGACAACTGCTGAGCAAAGTCGTGGGGCTCTATCTATCCTTTGCATGGCTGCAAAGTCGTCCCCTAGGATTCTTGGATCACACATACAGGATATTATTGATATTGGGTTTGGCCGTTGGGCAAAAGTGGAACCTCTACTTGCCAGAACTGCATGTACTGTTATTCAGCGGTTCTCCGAGGAAGATAGGAAAAAGTTATTGCTCAGCAGTGGCAGCCGATTGTTTGGTATTCTTGAAAGCTTGATCACTGGGAACTGGCTtccagaaaatatatattatgcaACTGCTGATAAAGCCATAAGTGCCATATACATGATCCACCCAACTCCAGAAACATTGGCTTCTACTATTATTAAAAAGTCCCTGAGCACTGTGTTTGACGTAGTTGAACAAGAGGAAGCACAGACTGATACCGAAAATAATAAAGTTGATATTTTGACTCCAGTTCAAGTGGCTAAACTCAGTAGATTTTTGTTCGCTGTCAGTCACATTGCCATGAACCAGTTGGTGTATATAGAATCCTGTATCCAGAAGATCCGGAGACAGAAGACTAAAAAGGACAAACCGGCTGCTGAAAGTCAGAACACAGAAGAAAACCTTGAGGCCACCCAAGAG aacAATGGCATAAATGCTGAGCTAGGACTTGCTGCCTCTGATGATGCACTGCTTGATACACTCGCTGAAAGAGCAGAGAGGGAAATTGTTTCTGGGGGTTCTGTTGAGAAGAATCTGATTGGGGAGTGTGCAACTTTTCTCTCTAAGCTTTGCAGAAATTTTTCTCTGCTGCAAAAG CATCCTGAACTACAAGCTTCCGCAATGCTTGCATTATGCAGGTTTATGATTATTGATGCAAGTTTCTG CGAATCCAATCTTCAGCTTCTCTTCACAGTTGTTGAAAATGCACCGTCTGAAGTTGTACGATCGAATTGCACCCTTTCCCTTGGAGACTTGGCTGTTCGTTTTCCAAATCTTTTAGAACCTTGGACAGAAAATATGTATGCCAGGTTACGGGATGCTTCAGTTTCTGTCAGGAAAAATGCTGTCCTGGTCCTCTCACATCTTATATTGAATGATATGATGAAG GTGAaaggttatatatatgaaatggCTATATGTATAGAAGATGATGTGGAGAGGATCTCTAGTCTCGCAAAACTATTTTTCCATGAACTGTCTAAGAAAG GATCGAATCCCATATACAATCTACTTCCTGATATACTTGGGCAGTTATCCAACCGGAATTTAGAGAGGGAGTCATTCTGTAATGTCATGCAATTCTTGATCGGCTCCATCAAAAAG GACAAACAGATGGAGGCTCTAGTTGAGAAGCTTTGCAATAGGTTTAGCGGAGTCACAG ATGGAAAACAGTGGGAATACATTTCGTATTCTCTTTCGCTGCTGACATTCACAGAAAAGGGAATCAAAAAGCTTATTGAGTCATTCAAGTCTTACGAGCACGCTTTAGCAGAGGATTTGGTGACCGAGAACTTTAGAAGCATAATCAATAAG GGAAAGAAGTTTGCGAAGCCAGAACTGAAAGCGTGTATCGAAGAGTTTGAAGAGAAGATCAACAAGTTCCacatggagaagaaagaacaagaagaaaccgCAAGAAATGCCGAGGTTCATAGAGAGAAAACCAAGACCATGGAATCCCTTGCTGTCCTCAgcaaagtgaaagaagaaccTGTAGAAGAATATGATGAAGGTGAAG GTGTTTCAGATAGTGAAATTGTGGATCCATCAATGGAAGAATCAGGCGATAATTTAGTTGAAACTGAGTCAGAGGAAGAGCCATCTGACTCGGAGGAAGAGCCAGATTCTGCACAATGTGGTACGGCCATTCCTCGttatttaaaccaaaagaCTAGTGGCGATAATTTGATTGAAACTGAGCCCGAGGAAGAGCAATCTGACTCGGAGCCAGATTCTGCACAATGTGGTACGACCAATCCTCGTTCCTTAAACCGAAAGACTAGTGGCGATAATTTGATTGAAACTGAGTCCGAGGAAGAGCAATCTGACTCAGAGGAAGAGCCATCTGACTCGGAGGAAGAGCCAGATTCTGCACAATGTG GGGAAGAAGGCGAATCAGAAAGCAAGAGTACAGAGTCATCGAGCAGCATCAGGAGAAACCTGAGGTCAGGAAGTAGAAGTTAA